The DNA segment CAGGTGGAGCGCCGACCTCCTAACATTCGGCACAACTATAACTGCCGACAACGACAGTTTAGCTCTGGCTGCGTAAACAGCCATAGCCGGAAAACAGTTCCGCCGCCCTGAGGGGCTGTTATTCCGTCGCAAACAGGGCTGGTTTCTTCCCGGGCCCGGACGGGAAGGAACGAGACAATTCTGGGATACGGAAAGGCCGCCTGCCGTGAAGCCAAGCCTTTCCCGACAATACGAATCCACGGCTAAACCTGTAGAGGTTTACGGTTCGCATGCCAGGACGCGGGTTCGACTCCCGCCACCTCCAACAAGACAGTTGCAGTCCCTAATTCCTAAGGATTGGGAGATGTAAAAGCCGGGAAGCCCAAAACTCCTCCTCGGGAAATAACCTTTGCAGAGGGATCGGGAGCATCGAAAAATCATCAAGGCTATTTTTCATCCCCCAAAACAAATCTTTTCTATCACGGAGGAACACAAAACACAGAATGGGTCGCCATTTAGAACTCCTGTCACCGGCCGGTTCCTTTGAAACCCTAGAAGCAGCCATCCAGGCAGGGGCAAATAGCATTTACTTTGGCATTGGGGCCTACGATATGCGTTCCCTTTCGAGTAAAGGCTTTACGCAGGCCGATCTCGAAGAAATTCGCACCCGCTGTGCCCACAAAAAAGTACGGGCCTACTGTACCCTAAATGCGGTAGTCTTTGATGAGGAACTAGAGGATATTGAGTCTCTGGTAGCAGACCTGGCCCACCTTCAATTTGATGGGATCATCGCCCATGATATGGCGGTACTCCAGATTGCCCGGCGCTATGGAGTTCCCGTACATCTTTCGACCCAGGCGAATATCACCAATCGGGAGGCCCTCCGGTTCTATAGCTCCTTCGCAGAGGTGATTGTTCTGGCCCGGGAATTGTCCCTCCCCCAGATTCGCCGCATTGCGCAGTTTATCCAGGAAGAAAACCTTCAGGGTCCTTCTCAGCGACCCCTTCGCCTTGAGGCCTTTGTCCATGGGGCCCTCTGCATGGCCTATTCGGGTAAGTGTTACCTGAGCCTCCATATGATGGGAAGCTCCGCTAATCGGGGGGCCTGTCTCCACAGTTGTCGCCGCAGCTATCGTCTTATCGACACGGTAAACGGCAACGAAATTGAAGTGGCAGAGGGGTATCTCCTTTCTTCCCGGGACCTTAAAACCATTGATATTCTTGACCAATTGGTTGCCGCAGGCATCGAAGTCTTTAAGATTGAAGGACGGTCCCGTTCTCCAGAATATGTGGCCACCACCACTTCCTGCTATCGGGAAGCCCTGGATGCTATTGAAGAGGGAACCTTTACCGCTGATAAGATTAAGATCTGGAATGAACGGTTAGCCCGGGTATTCAACCGGGGGTTCTGGGAAGGCCATTACCTCGGGAAAACCATGGGGGAATGGTCCGATTCGTACGGCTCTAAGGCTAGCCGACGGAAAATACACCTCGGAAAGGTGGTGAATTATTTTGATCGGGCCCAGGTGGCAGAAATCCTGTTACAAGCGGGGGATCTCTCGGTAGGAGAGGAACTCCTTATCACCGGAAAAACCACGGGGCTTATCGAACTGCCCGTACAGGAACTACGGATAGAAGACGAGGTGGTACGCCGAGCTCCGAAGGGGACCCGCTGCACCCTTCCCTGTCCCGTAAAAATACGGGAGGGGGATATTGTGTATCGATGGGAAAAAACAGAGGAATCTTTCCTCACGAGACCTTCGAAAGAAAAGCTTCCCACAGAGAATCCTGCGTAAGAAGGGGGGCTACGATCTCCCGACGGGGCAGTCCGGAAAGATGCATTGGGAAAGGTCCCTGAGATAAGGAATGCCCCGGTGAAGTTTGGGTGCCCTGAGAAAACACTACTTCCGGGTCTGGGAAGGCGAGAAGCCGGCTATGAAGCCGGATGCCTCCTCCCGTTTCACTGCGGCGGGCCCCATATTTTATGTCCCCCTTAACGGGAAGACCCGCTGCGGCAAGCTGGGCGCGAATCTGATGGTGTTTCCCGGTAAGAAGTTCTATTTCCAGAAAAAGGTACCGATCCCCTGAACCTACGATACGGTACTGGAGGCGCCCTACCCTTGGATCCGCCACCGAAGCATCCACCGGAAAGGCATAAACCTTATTGGCTTTTCGATTCCACTCAAGGCGATGGATCAGGAGCGCCTCTTCTGGG comes from the Treponema sp. J25 genome and includes:
- a CDS encoding peptidase U32 family protein; the encoded protein is MGRHLELLSPAGSFETLEAAIQAGANSIYFGIGAYDMRSLSSKGFTQADLEEIRTRCAHKKVRAYCTLNAVVFDEELEDIESLVADLAHLQFDGIIAHDMAVLQIARRYGVPVHLSTQANITNREALRFYSSFAEVIVLARELSLPQIRRIAQFIQEENLQGPSQRPLRLEAFVHGALCMAYSGKCYLSLHMMGSSANRGACLHSCRRSYRLIDTVNGNEIEVAEGYLLSSRDLKTIDILDQLVAAGIEVFKIEGRSRSPEYVATTTSCYREALDAIEEGTFTADKIKIWNERLARVFNRGFWEGHYLGKTMGEWSDSYGSKASRRKIHLGKVVNYFDRAQVAEILLQAGDLSVGEELLITGKTTGLIELPVQELRIEDEVVRRAPKGTRCTLPCPVKIREGDIVYRWEKTEESFLTRPSKEKLPTENPA
- a CDS encoding RNA pseudouridine synthase, which codes for MTDFLEDSRVLYTHPKVVVVNKRVGEAVEGARPGMVDLAMLLRNWLHTQRETLPVSGDPFPVHRLDVPVSGAVLFGISREGIARYSSFFAKGLVKKIYWAVVEKPSHPIPEEALLIHRLEWNRKANKVYAFPVDASVADPRVGRLQYRIVGSGDRYLFLEIELLTGKHHQIRAQLAAAGLPVKGDIKYGARRSETGGGIRLHSRLLAFPDPEVVFSQGTQTSPGHSLSQGPFPMHLSGLPRREIVAPLLTQDSLWEAFLSKVS